The Saprospiraceae bacterium genome includes a window with the following:
- a CDS encoding SprB repeat-containing protein: MEQWRHYLTITGLSNATYTVTVTSTTTGCTATCSAMVASNLNPPSCTITQNSEPTCSNSTNGSVTVNVSNGTAPFSYNWGGGIMGSTRMNLGAGTYTVTVTDFNNCSTTCSTTFNAPTGCCAINPISLISNECDDNGTLSKITDNRILARILVTNQNSLLTNYTVSVNGGTSITPSTGIYGIPQLFRLGPGTAGGGATFRITITDQVTGTTCQGFIDVIGNVQCAGGLPNDCPTPKCGTATIQVNGN, from the coding sequence GTGGAGCAATGGAGGCACTACCTGACGATCACAGGTTTAAGCAATGCGACCTATACCGTCACGGTGACGAGCACGACTACAGGTTGTACGGCAACTTGTTCCGCAATGGTGGCATCCAACTTAAATCCTCCAAGTTGTACAATTACTCAAAATTCTGAACCTACTTGTAGTAATTCGACCAATGGGTCTGTGACCGTAAATGTATCTAATGGCACTGCACCATTTTCATATAATTGGGGTGGAGGTATTATGGGGTCAACTAGAATGAATCTTGGTGCTGGAACTTATACAGTTACAGTAACAGACTTCAATAATTGTAGCACTACTTGTAGCACTACATTTAATGCTCCTACAGGATGTTGTGCCATTAATCCTATTTCGCTAATAAGTAATGAATGCGATGATAATGGAACACTTTCTAAGATAACGGACAATCGTATCTTAGCAAGAATACTTGTGACAAACCAAAATAGTCTATTAACAAATTATACGGTTTCTGTAAATGGCGGTACTTCAATAACTCCTTCTACTGGGATTTATGGAATTCCGCAGTTATTTAGATTAGGACCGGGAACTGCTGGTGGAGGTGCAACATTTAGAATTACTATTACAGATCAAGTAACGGGAACGACTTGTCAAGGGTTTATAGATGTGATCGGAAATGTGCAGTGTGCTGGAGGTCTTCCGAATGATTGCCCAACACCTAAATGTGGTACAGCGACGATTCAGGTGAATGGAAATTAA